One genomic region from Xyrauchen texanus isolate HMW12.3.18 chromosome 4, RBS_HiC_50CHRs, whole genome shotgun sequence encodes:
- the LOC127642946 gene encoding trichoplein keratin filament-binding protein-like, translated as MALPTLSAHWSGRVRALERPFVRQREQEARWRQQWELHSQYFREQEVRSSKQAQWSSRQSFQRSMSAFQRERMKEEKQQNLEERKERLRTMLQEERDQLEAELRTVLPDRATLTRQLVEKTDTLRSAREERRKNLAQELLKEHWKQNNSELRKVESGLHKDHVVSQWKVQQQEKKQAEERAQEEKRCVENEYERARQDALERMKIEEAKSRQEEMKRAEDLRKQMEELKLREQEAECLKQEQDALMSQRWELEKLEDERRRMEETRRKTEFGHFLTRQYRAQLKRRAQQVQEELEADRKILAALLEGEMEEQSLEKARRERAVADAAWMKRVIEEQLQLEREREAEFDILYREEAQRVWEKREAEWEKERRARERLMREVLTGRQQQLEERMLENRLAREESLRRREELIQQLEQDRLTLHQEREEQEGARTARLQDIDAHVEQRRKEQWEEQQRHEQEEARERENLRLQEKELQLETQRMIRQGYQERIHGRPRSAWT; from the exons ATGGCTTTACCGACGCTGTCGGCCCACTGGTCCGGTCGAGTGCGGGCTCTGGAGAGGCCGTTTGTGCGGCAGCGGGAGCAGGAGGCTCGTTGGAGGCAGCAGTGGGAGCTGCACTCTCAGTACTTCAGAGAGCAGGAGGTCCGCAGCAGCAAACAGGCGCAATGGAGCTCACGGCAATCCTTCCAGCGCAG TATGTCAGCATTTCAACGGGAAAGGATGAAAGAGGAGAAGCAGCAGAATCTGGAGGAGCGCAAGGAGCGTCTAAGGACCATGCTCCAGGAGGAGAGAGACCAGCTGGAGGCCGAGCTCAGAACTGTTCTCCCAGACAGGGCCACGCTGACCAGACAGCTGGTGGAAAAAACAGACACCCTACGCTCTGCCAGGGAAGAGAGGaggaaaaat CTGGCACAGGAATTACTTAAGGAGCACTGGAAGCAGAACAACTCAGAACTGCGGAAG GTTGAGTCAGGATTGCACAAAGATCATGTTGTGAGCCAGTGGAAGGTTCAACAGCAGGAGAAAAAACAG GCTGAAGAGAGAGCTCAAGAGGAGAAGCGGTGTGTCGAGAATGAGTATGAGAGGGCCAGACAGGATGCACTGGAAAGAATGAAGATAGAAGAGGCGAAAAGTAGACAGGAAGAAATGAAGAGAGCAGAGGATCTCCGTAAGCAGATGGAAGAGCTTAAACTCCGTGAACAGGAA GCTGAGTGTCTTAAGCAGGAACAGGATGCTCTGATGTCACAGCGCTGGGAGCTCGAGAAACTGGAGGATGAGAGGAGGAGGATGGAAGAGACCAGGAGAAAAACTGAGTTTGG GCACTTCCTGACTCGGCAGTACCGGGCTCAGCTAAAAAGAAGAGCACAGCAGGTGCAGGAAGAGTTG GAGGCAGACCGAAAGATCCTGGCTGCATTGCTGGAGGGTGAGATGGAGGAGCAGAGTCTGGAGAAAgccaggagagagagagctgtaGCAGACGCTGCCTGGATGAAGAGAGTCATAGAAGAACAGCTCCAGCTTGAGAGGGAGAGGGAGGCagagtttgatattttatatcg GGAGGAAGCTCAGCGTGTTTGGGAGAAGAGAGAGGCAGAgtgggagaaagagaggagagccAGAGAGAGACTCATGCGGGAG GTCCTGACGGGACGTCAGCAACAATTGGAAGAACGTATGCTGGAGAACAGGCTGGCGAGGGAGGAGTCTCTGAGGAGGAGAGAGGAGCTCATCCAACAGCTGGAGCAAGACAGACTCACCCTACACCAGGAGAGGGAGGAGCAGGAGGGAGCCCGCACAGCACGCTTGCAGGACATCGATGCACAT GTGGAGCAGAGGCGCAAGGAACAGTGGGAGGAGCAACAAAGACATGAGCAGGAAGAAGCACGGGAAAGGGAGAACCTTAGGCTGCAAGAGAAGGAACTTCAGCTTGAGACACAGAGAATGATTCGACAGGGTTACCAGGAGAGA ATTCACGGCAGACCACGGTCAGCATGGACATAA